In one Thermodesulfobium acidiphilum genomic region, the following are encoded:
- a CDS encoding BFD-like (2Fe-2S) protein: MNQTICYCFGFTDNEIKEDVIKNNGISRIEQFIVNKKKEGKCACHLNNPRGT; the protein is encoded by the coding sequence ATGAATCAAACTATTTGTTATTGTTTTGGTTTTACTGATAATGAAATTAAAGAAGACGTGATAAAGAACAACGGTATCTCTAGAATAGAGCAGTTTATAGTAAACAAAAAGAAGGAAGGTAAGTGTGCATGTCATTTGAACAATCCCAGGGGTACTTGA
- a CDS encoding response regulator transcription factor has translation MVQLSKSFSQYPKTMILVDDHAILRAGLKALIQEHQEEFKVIEEASNGTEAIDKIKKIKPDIVLLDISLPDISGLDLIDSIKKYSINTKILILSMFEDETMIVKALKMGANGFIPKRLAYEELIEALKTISKAEDVYVPSCLAKTVLRGMLNKDKKTKLSTRESQVLRYTALGYGNKEMAKKLNLSVKTIETYKLRISEKINAQKKSDLVKYAIKEGLLKEEEGTGISDQEETSN, from the coding sequence GTGGTACAATTGTCAAAATCTTTTTCCCAATACCCAAAAACAATGATATTGGTCGATGATCACGCTATATTAAGGGCAGGTTTAAAAGCCCTAATTCAGGAACATCAAGAAGAATTTAAGGTAATAGAAGAAGCATCAAATGGAACTGAAGCTATAGATAAAATAAAAAAAATAAAACCAGATATTGTTCTATTGGATATATCCTTACCAGATATAAGTGGATTAGATCTAATAGATTCAATAAAAAAATATTCTATAAATACTAAAATTCTTATATTAAGTATGTTTGAAGATGAAACTATGATTGTTAAAGCCCTAAAAATGGGAGCAAATGGATTTATACCAAAAAGATTAGCATACGAAGAACTAATTGAAGCACTTAAAACAATATCAAAAGCAGAAGACGTATATGTCCCATCATGCCTTGCCAAAACAGTTCTTAGAGGGATGCTAAATAAAGACAAGAAGACAAAGTTAAGCACGAGAGAAAGCCAGGTTTTAAGATATACTGCGCTAGGTTATGGAAACAAGGAAATGGCAAAAAAACTCAACCTTTCTGTCAAAACCATAGAAACATATAAACTTAGAATTTCAGAAAAAATAAACGCTCAAAAAAAATCCGATCTTGTAAAATACGCTATCAAAGAAGGGCTTTTAAAAGAAGAAGAAGGAACAGGTATCTCAGATCAAGAAGAAACTTCAAATTAA
- a CDS encoding double-cubane-cluster-containing anaerobic reductase: MMDNTKMHKSLGIDLKAHDTLIRALPELFKECFLNKEQDLKSLSYFYSVVADIHGTRVKELIEHKNKGPVIGSFCIYVPEEIILAIGGQLVGLCAGADFWVPYGEQIVPKNLCPLIKAGIGAKFSKTCPYFQVIDLLIGENTCDGKKKAWEILSDMVEMYIMDMPNKKSNSGLKLWQEEVKSLCNFLEKKFSKPISFDSLLKAVQKVNAKRSALNRLYETRKNSPTPISGIDTLLVTQIGFYDDTERYTKMVETLAKECEEKALSNSKSNDKKRILVTGSPMVVPNWKVHHVIETSGADVVVEENCTGTRYFKDNVSIENSLAKEDLLKNISDRYIRNINCACFSPNTDREEEILKICKDYKVDGIVYASLSFCTTYMIEAEKIRKVAKKNNIPMITVESDYSFSDLGQLRTRIEAFIENL, translated from the coding sequence ATCATGGACAACACCAAAATGCACAAATCGCTTGGTATAGATTTAAAGGCTCATGATACCCTAATTAGAGCACTTCCAGAATTATTTAAGGAATGTTTTTTAAATAAAGAACAGGATCTAAAAAGTCTTTCATACTTTTATTCAGTAGTTGCTGATATACACGGGACAAGAGTAAAAGAACTAATAGAACACAAAAATAAAGGACCCGTTATTGGTTCGTTTTGTATTTACGTACCCGAAGAAATAATTTTAGCTATAGGTGGACAACTGGTAGGCCTTTGTGCAGGAGCTGATTTTTGGGTCCCATACGGAGAACAAATAGTACCAAAAAATCTGTGCCCATTAATAAAAGCAGGTATCGGAGCAAAATTTTCAAAAACCTGCCCATACTTTCAGGTAATAGACCTGTTAATAGGAGAAAATACATGTGATGGCAAAAAAAAGGCATGGGAAATACTTTCTGATATGGTCGAGATGTATATAATGGATATGCCAAACAAAAAAAGCAATAGTGGGTTAAAGCTTTGGCAGGAAGAAGTAAAGAGTTTATGCAATTTCCTGGAGAAAAAATTCAGCAAACCTATAAGTTTTGATTCTCTTTTAAAAGCAGTACAGAAAGTAAATGCAAAAAGAAGTGCACTAAATAGACTTTATGAAACTAGAAAAAATTCTCCGACTCCAATATCAGGAATAGATACTCTATTAGTTACGCAAATAGGCTTTTATGATGACACAGAAAGATATACAAAAATGGTAGAAACTCTTGCCAAAGAATGTGAAGAAAAAGCATTATCAAATTCTAAAAGCAATGACAAAAAAAGAATTTTGGTTACAGGCTCTCCAATGGTTGTGCCTAATTGGAAGGTTCACCATGTGATAGAAACAAGTGGTGCCGATGTAGTGGTCGAAGAAAATTGCACCGGCACAAGATATTTTAAGGACAACGTTTCAATAGAAAATTCTTTAGCTAAAGAAGATCTTTTAAAGAATATATCAGATAGGTATATAAGGAACATAAATTGTGCATGTTTTTCTCCAAACACAGATAGAGAAGAAGAGATATTAAAAATTTGTAAAGATTATAAAGTTGATGGCATTGTATATGCATCGCTTAGCTTTTGTACTACTTATATGATAGAAGCAGAAAAAATAAGAAAAGTAGCGAAAAAAAATAATATACCTATGATTACAGTAGAATCAGATTACTCGTTTTCGGATCTTGGCCAACTCAGGACAAGAATAGAAGCCTTTATAGAAAACCTATGA
- a CDS encoding SLC13 family permease has translation MHSIEQVNFINAKIVVSLLILLFLLFVLSVGKSPYFKIDRASSAIIGSCFVIIFRILNFDQAVSSVDIRTIVLLFNMMILSGSLKLAGFFPMAGLFLISNAKNRIILLYLTIFITGFLSMIIINDIVCLLFTPIIISICIRTKTYPIPFLLGIALASNIGSACSLIGNPQNIMIANLSKISFLQYFSKTFLLSIIGLFLISILLHFLYKDKLPKESLSIRYKKFVFHRYLVYKSISVLLFVIIGFLLNINQVVISSLGVAFLMLTKRIKSEKLIKEVDYSLLLTFIGLFIVIGAVEKSGIINIVINNLGFKIFDNIYLFAFLTAILSNIIGNVPSVMILHYFIPSENINYGWTILAMISTLAGNLTFTGSIANIIVAEIAKKNKIEIKFLDYLKIGFPTTLLLIILSLLTLK, from the coding sequence ATGCATTCAATAGAACAAGTAAATTTTATCAACGCTAAAATCGTTGTCTCTTTGTTGATTCTTTTATTTCTATTATTTGTCCTTTCAGTAGGAAAATCCCCATATTTCAAAATAGACAGGGCTTCAAGCGCAATTATTGGTTCTTGTTTTGTCATAATTTTTAGAATTTTAAACTTTGATCAAGCAGTAAGTTCGGTAGACATACGAACAATAGTACTGTTATTTAATATGATGATTCTATCAGGAAGCTTAAAATTAGCGGGCTTTTTTCCAATGGCAGGTTTATTTCTTATTTCAAATGCAAAAAATAGGATTATTCTTTTATATCTAACTATCTTTATCACCGGATTTCTTTCTATGATTATAATTAACGATATCGTCTGTTTGTTATTCACTCCTATAATTATCTCAATATGTATTAGAACCAAAACATATCCTATACCATTTTTATTAGGAATAGCACTTGCATCTAATATAGGCAGCGCATGTTCTTTGATCGGAAATCCTCAGAATATAATGATTGCAAATCTCTCAAAAATTTCATTCCTTCAATATTTTTCTAAAACTTTTTTATTAAGCATAATAGGTCTTTTTTTAATATCGATATTACTGCACTTTCTCTATAAAGATAAACTACCAAAAGAATCTTTATCCATAAGGTATAAAAAGTTTGTTTTTCACAGGTATTTAGTTTACAAAAGTATTTCAGTCTTACTTTTCGTAATAATAGGCTTCCTGTTAAATATTAATCAGGTTGTAATTTCTAGTCTTGGGGTTGCTTTTTTAATGTTAACGAAAAGAATAAAATCAGAAAAACTTATTAAAGAAGTGGATTATAGTCTTCTTCTTACCTTTATCGGGCTCTTTATAGTAATCGGTGCAGTAGAAAAAAGTGGAATCATAAATATAGTTATAAACAATTTAGGCTTTAAAATATTTGATAACATCTATCTTTTTGCTTTTCTAACAGCAATTTTATCAAATATCATTGGAAATGTGCCATCAGTAATGATACTACATTACTTTATACCAAGTGAAAATATCAATTATGGTTGGACAATTTTAGCTATGATTTCAACACTAGCTGGAAATTTAACTTTTACAGGTTCAATAGCCAACATAATAGTAGCTGAAATCGCAAAAAAAAATAAAATTGAAATAAAATTTCTAGACTATCTAAAGATAGGCTTCCCTACCACACTCTTATTAATTATTTTAAGCCTACTCACCTTAAAATAA
- the phnD gene encoding phosphate/phosphite/phosphonate ABC transporter substrate-binding protein, with translation MIVIKIDFSLQPTSYINFSEKLPNNYLEQNKTNLLRVVVSSTLDPKETIHIYQPLLQYISKKTGLQSVLIQKRTNFEIKDLFNSKTVDIGIITASAYVLDQDQMDILAIPVINNDITFSSVIVSNKNNIRTFEDLKGKSIAFTDIASFSGYLIPLFYLKENNLDINYFSDHIFTFNSSDSIRALLDDMVDAAALNSKFFKTYIRENPEKTKNLHIVWQSPIRIGNPPIVARKNIDPVIEKKVKDALINMSNDPEGQKILKTLGYDRFSKPQPNLYLPIKIIIKKLEQ, from the coding sequence TTGATCGTTATAAAAATAGATTTTAGCCTTCAGCCAACTTCATATATAAATTTTAGCGAAAAACTTCCAAACAATTATCTTGAACAGAATAAAACCAATCTTTTAAGGGTGGTGGTTTCATCCACCCTTGACCCTAAGGAAACGATACATATCTATCAGCCACTGCTTCAGTATATTTCAAAAAAAACTGGACTTCAATCGGTACTAATTCAAAAAAGAACTAACTTTGAAATAAAAGACTTGTTCAATTCTAAAACAGTTGATATCGGGATAATAACCGCAAGCGCCTATGTGCTTGATCAGGATCAAATGGACATTTTAGCAATACCAGTAATTAACAATGATATAACCTTTTCATCTGTTATTGTTTCAAACAAAAATAATATAAGAACTTTTGAAGACTTAAAAGGAAAATCAATAGCTTTCACCGATATTGCATCGTTTTCAGGATACCTTATCCCTTTATTTTATTTAAAAGAAAACAATCTCGATATAAACTACTTTTCAGATCACATTTTTACATTCAATAGCTCTGATTCTATTCGAGCTCTTTTGGACGATATGGTTGATGCTGCAGCTTTAAATAGCAAATTTTTTAAAACATATATAAGAGAAAATCCTGAAAAAACAAAAAATTTACACATTGTCTGGCAGTCTCCAATAAGAATTGGCAATCCCCCAATAGTAGCCAGAAAAAACATAGATCCAGTAATTGAAAAAAAAGTTAAAGATGCCCTGATAAACATGTCAAATGATCCCGAAGGGCAAAAGATTCTTAAAACTCTAGGATATGACAGATTCTCAAAACCTCAGCCAAATCTATATTTACCTATAAAAATAATTATCAAAAAACTTGAACAATGA
- a CDS encoding Y-family DNA polymerase, protein MAKLPMSLENCESLFALIDCNNFYVSCERLYNPALLYKPVVVLSNNDGCIIARSNEAKKLGIKMGVSYFQIRDFLKKNKVAVISSNYEIYEDISKRFINIIKSKICFVEAYSIDEAFIELKGIFKKRSFEFCKGLKEDIYRLIGIPVSIGIGRTKTLAKVANKIAKKNKDLNGIFDITGREEEILKTFDVEDIWRIGKSKANCLKGMGITNALNLSKIDNSLAQKTLGINGLTTVFELRGIKCINLQEKKPIQKEIIVSRSFGHDIGNYKELKEGVSHFSAIAAKNMRNLNLYTKTLSVFITSNPFKDGFYTNQAEINFDFYTRDTFLILQAAEKCLNKIFKENIKYKKAGVILRNLTNCVCLGNLFTNLEIENKHNLMKAIDLLNKKIKKDAVFFAAEGVNKLWQAKKEYTSNYNASEIILI, encoded by the coding sequence TTGGCAAAATTACCTATGTCATTAGAAAATTGTGAAAGTCTTTTTGCCTTGATAGATTGCAATAATTTTTACGTATCGTGTGAAAGGCTATATAATCCAGCCCTATTATACAAACCTGTTGTCGTATTATCAAATAACGATGGGTGTATAATTGCAAGATCCAACGAGGCAAAAAAATTAGGGATAAAAATGGGTGTTTCGTATTTTCAAATAAGAGATTTCCTTAAAAAAAACAAAGTTGCGGTTATCTCATCAAATTATGAAATATATGAAGATATATCAAAGAGATTTATAAATATAATAAAGTCCAAAATATGCTTTGTAGAAGCATATTCAATAGACGAAGCTTTCATAGAGTTAAAAGGAATTTTTAAAAAGAGGAGTTTTGAATTTTGTAAAGGGTTAAAGGAAGATATATATCGGCTTATAGGAATACCAGTTTCTATAGGTATAGGCAGAACAAAAACTCTGGCAAAGGTTGCAAACAAAATAGCCAAAAAAAATAAAGACCTCAACGGAATATTTGATATAACAGGAAGGGAAGAAGAAATCCTCAAAACCTTTGATGTGGAAGATATATGGAGAATTGGCAAGAGCAAAGCCAATTGTCTGAAGGGTATGGGAATAACAAATGCCCTAAATCTATCAAAAATAGATAATTCACTTGCTCAAAAAACTCTTGGCATAAATGGCTTAACTACAGTATTCGAGTTAAGAGGAATAAAATGCATAAATTTACAAGAAAAAAAGCCTATCCAAAAGGAGATAATAGTATCAAGGTCTTTTGGACATGATATCGGCAACTATAAAGAATTGAAAGAAGGCGTTTCACATTTTTCTGCAATTGCTGCTAAAAATATGAGAAACCTAAACTTATATACAAAAACGTTATCTGTTTTTATAACTTCTAATCCATTTAAAGATGGGTTTTATACTAATCAGGCAGAAATTAATTTTGACTTTTATACCAGAGATACATTTCTTATATTACAAGCTGCTGAAAAATGTCTAAATAAAATATTCAAAGAAAATATAAAATACAAAAAAGCCGGTGTAATCCTAAGGAATTTAACAAATTGCGTTTGTTTAGGAAATTTATTTACAAATTTAGAAATTGAAAACAAACACAATCTGATGAAAGCCATAGATTTATTAAACAAAAAAATAAAAAAAGACGCTGTATTCTTCGCTGCTGAAGGAGTAAATAAGCTCTGGCAAGCAAAAAAAGAATATACATCAAATTACAACGCAAGCGAAATAATTCTTATTTAA
- a CDS encoding nucleoside recognition domain-containing protein, with amino-acid sequence MIQILEEAAFGSIGTIFTIATIVIPLMIFIEIFKRSSFWGKFCNSVSKIIKYLGFSKNSAIPLAAGIIFGLIYGAGTMFDEVKKGLISPKEIVLINIFLVLSHAMIEDTAIFVAIGANFEIIFFGRLIITILFVLLFGKILDIFRLFT; translated from the coding sequence ATGATACAAATACTAGAAGAAGCAGCTTTCGGATCGATTGGAACTATTTTTACCATAGCAACGATAGTTATACCTCTCATGATTTTTATTGAAATTTTTAAAAGAAGCTCGTTTTGGGGTAAGTTTTGTAATAGTGTTTCAAAAATTATTAAATATCTTGGTTTTTCTAAAAATTCTGCAATTCCTTTGGCAGCTGGAATAATCTTTGGTCTCATATATGGTGCAGGAACTATGTTTGATGAAGTAAAGAAAGGACTTATAAGTCCAAAAGAAATAGTCTTAATAAATATTTTTTTGGTTTTGTCTCATGCAATGATTGAGGATACAGCTATATTTGTTGCTATTGGGGCAAACTTTGAAATTATTTTTTTTGGAAGATTAATTATCACAATTTTATTCGTTTTGCTGTTTGGAAAAATTTTGGACATCTTTAGGCTATTTACTTAA
- a CDS encoding histidine kinase, which produces MSLKTKILIINIFSIFIITLGIVLEIKFVLTQNLEDRLILRTTNMASILSDSIIEPLLSNNIYLTHQILTQYKENNSEISYISILNSQNEILSSTFTNGFPKELYHLQTSKTENNVAVFSCEMGKFLDVKYPIADGSLGYIHIGVTEKEVEQRIQEILEKILFLSFFINLLASLLLYKLTNSITDNLKKLTLYAKNIALGNKVLEPVIKTNDEVRDLFISFKHMLKALERSSKEEIQLITKLKDEELKRELLKRTMETLEKERKRLSMEIHDSVMQNLASINIMLKIFQSKLDQKEKLDLDNIQKLIETTIEELRNIANNLRPPQLEKLGLKSSLESFFNETEKRHNLKVNFDFSINEKVLDWTWSINIYRIIQEAISNIVKHSGANNVFVSIKEVNDKIELEIKDDGKGFDVDETLSKKSNHLGIIDMKERTKTYKGEFSINSIKGGGTIVKIFFPIPKNNDIGR; this is translated from the coding sequence ATGAGCTTAAAAACAAAAATTTTAATCATTAATATCTTTTCAATATTTATAATAACTTTAGGAATAGTTCTTGAAATAAAGTTTGTTCTGACTCAAAATCTTGAAGACAGATTAATTTTAAGAACTACCAATATGGCATCAATTCTTTCAGATAGTATTATAGAACCGCTATTATCTAATAATATTTATTTAACCCATCAAATTCTTACTCAATACAAAGAAAATAACTCAGAAATAAGTTATATAAGCATACTAAATAGCCAGAACGAAATACTCAGCAGCACTTTCACCAACGGCTTTCCAAAAGAACTTTATCATTTACAAACTAGTAAAACGGAAAACAATGTAGCAGTATTTTCTTGTGAAATGGGTAAATTTCTCGACGTTAAGTATCCAATTGCCGATGGATCTCTAGGGTATATTCACATTGGCGTTACAGAAAAAGAGGTAGAACAAAGAATACAAGAAATTTTAGAAAAAATTCTTTTTCTAAGTTTTTTTATTAATTTATTGGCATCACTTTTACTTTACAAACTTACCAACTCAATAACTGATAACTTAAAAAAATTAACACTATACGCAAAAAACATAGCACTTGGAAATAAGGTTTTAGAACCTGTTATTAAAACCAATGACGAAGTAAGAGATTTGTTCATATCATTTAAACACATGCTTAAAGCATTAGAAAGGTCTTCTAAAGAAGAAATACAACTAATTACAAAGTTAAAAGACGAAGAGCTCAAAAGAGAACTCTTGAAAAGGACTATGGAAACTCTTGAAAAGGAAAGAAAAAGACTTTCAATGGAAATTCACGATTCTGTTATGCAAAATCTTGCATCTATAAATATAATGTTAAAAATATTTCAATCAAAGCTAGATCAAAAAGAAAAATTAGACCTGGATAATATACAAAAGCTAATAGAAACGACTATAGAAGAACTCAGAAATATTGCGAATAATCTCAGACCTCCCCAGTTAGAAAAGTTGGGTCTAAAATCAAGCTTAGAATCGTTTTTTAATGAAACTGAAAAAAGACATAATTTAAAAGTAAACTTTGATTTCTCAATAAACGAAAAAGTGTTAGACTGGACTTGGTCGATCAATATCTATAGAATAATACAGGAAGCAATATCAAATATTGTTAAGCACTCAGGCGCAAATAATGTTTTCGTTTCAATAAAAGAGGTAAACGATAAAATTGAGCTTGAAATAAAAGACGATGGGAAAGGATTTGATGTCGATGAAACCCTAAGCAAAAAGTCAAATCATTTAGGAATAATAGATATGAAAGAGAGGACAAAGACTTATAAAGGAGAATTTTCTATAAACTCTATAAAAGGAGGTGGTACAATTGTCAAAATCTTTTTCCCAATACCCAAAAACAATGATATTGGTCGATGA
- a CDS encoding S24 family peptidase yields MQRTGFPSPAKNYEKLDIDLNKLLIDSPSSTFFFRTKRDYKELGLKNGDIIIVDRSKHLRKSILLVVLLDGRLTIKNICDIKPETEIFGKITYVIRKL; encoded by the coding sequence ATGCAAAGAACTGGATTCCCATCGCCTGCAAAAAATTACGAAAAGCTTGATATAGATCTTAACAAATTGCTAATAGATAGTCCTTCTTCAACATTTTTCTTTAGAACAAAGAGGGATTATAAAGAATTAGGTCTAAAAAATGGGGATATCATAATAGTAGACAGGTCAAAACATCTGAGAAAATCTATCCTATTAGTCGTTTTACTGGACGGACGCCTTACAATAAAGAATATCTGTGATATAAAGCCAGAAACAGAAATATTTGGCAAAATTACCTATGTCATTAGAAAATTGTGA
- a CDS encoding acyl-CoA dehydratase activase — MKILGLDIGSRSIKWVLYETSFSCILEKGILDSTPHSLERIEEIIPSFDKIGLTGYGRHNLNNVLRTKSPKIVSEITCHAKGAKFIEPGHHYLLDIGGQDTKFITLDASGKIIDFKLNDRCSAGTGRYIENMAKILDLEIQDFINMAIKSEKPSNINSMCTVFAESEIISLIHSRERIEDISAGIIKSLIFRTKALIGTNKIDEKILLLGGLSELENIEILFERFDLEVKKNELSRYTGALGAALVLVD; from the coding sequence ATGAAGATACTTGGTTTGGATATAGGCTCAAGGAGTATAAAATGGGTTCTTTATGAAACAAGTTTTAGTTGTATCTTAGAAAAAGGTATATTAGACAGTACCCCACACAGTCTTGAAAGAATAGAAGAAATTATCCCCTCCTTTGACAAAATTGGTCTTACCGGTTATGGCAGACATAATTTAAACAACGTACTAAGAACAAAATCTCCAAAGATAGTTTCAGAGATAACCTGTCACGCTAAGGGAGCAAAATTTATAGAGCCAGGACACCATTATTTATTAGATATTGGAGGTCAGGATACAAAGTTTATAACTCTCGATGCATCAGGAAAAATTATAGATTTTAAACTTAATGATAGATGCTCAGCCGGAACGGGTAGATATATTGAAAATATGGCTAAAATTTTAGATTTAGAGATTCAAGATTTTATAAACATGGCAATTAAATCCGAAAAACCTTCTAACATAAATTCAATGTGTACCGTATTTGCAGAAAGTGAAATAATAAGTCTAATTCATTCGAGAGAAAGAATAGAAGACATATCTGCAGGAATAATAAAATCGTTAATATTTAGAACAAAAGCCTTAATTGGAACAAATAAAATAGATGAAAAAATATTACTATTGGGTGGTCTTTCAGAATTAGAAAACATAGAGATTTTGTTCGAAAGGTTTGATTTAGAAGTCAAAAAAAATGAACTATCAAGGTATACAGGTGCATTGGGAGCAGCACTAGTTTTAGTTGATTAA
- a CDS encoding nucleoside recognition domain-containing protein — protein MFDIIIYMDKSYLLEGVKVGFNRGLITTFNLVKIVVPVFFVVTILKATPFIYYLNILFSPFMKYFGLPGEASLVLITGYILNIYSAVGVIMGLTFNPREITILATMVLIAHSLILEGVICSKIGINPFFITIFRILTSFIAGFCLNIMLR, from the coding sequence TTGTTTGATATAATTATATACATGGATAAAAGTTATCTTCTAGAAGGTGTAAAGGTTGGTTTTAATAGAGGATTAATTACGACCTTTAATCTTGTTAAAATAGTTGTTCCTGTTTTTTTTGTGGTAACAATTCTTAAGGCTACTCCCTTTATATATTATTTAAATATCTTATTTTCTCCGTTTATGAAATATTTCGGTCTTCCAGGAGAGGCTTCACTTGTTCTGATTACAGGTTATATTTTGAACATATATTCTGCAGTTGGAGTAATAATGGGTTTAACTTTTAATCCTAGAGAGATCACCATACTTGCAACAATGGTCTTGATTGCTCACAGTCTTATTCTTGAAGGAGTTATTTGTTCAAAGATAGGTATAAACCCTTTTTTCATAACTATTTTTAGAATTTTAACTTCTTTTATTGCGGGTTTTTGCCTTAATATAATGCTAAGATGA
- a CDS encoding universal stress protein — translation MNPILIIIKDLKNDKKVLKGGLERAIEEGRPAVIAKIIERPEHLGVYNPEAEEYLVQKAWQEVDKAIEEGEKLGINVYGVIKIGPLEEKINEVAKEVKAKLIVIGQKKISGFKKLVFGHSNKEENNFEDTCPVLLIGKK, via the coding sequence GTGAATCCAATCTTAATAATAATAAAAGATCTAAAAAACGATAAAAAAGTATTAAAGGGTGGACTTGAAAGAGCAATTGAAGAAGGAAGGCCAGCAGTTATAGCCAAGATAATAGAAAGACCAGAACATCTTGGAGTATATAATCCAGAAGCTGAAGAATATCTAGTTCAAAAAGCATGGCAAGAAGTCGATAAAGCAATTGAAGAAGGTGAGAAATTAGGAATTAACGTTTACGGAGTGATCAAAATAGGTCCATTAGAAGAGAAGATCAATGAAGTAGCAAAAGAAGTAAAAGCAAAGTTAATAGTAATTGGCCAGAAGAAAATAAGTGGCTTTAAAAAGTTGGTATTCGGGCATAGCAACAAAGAAGAAAATAATTTCGAAGATACATGTCCAGTGTTACTCATTGGAAAAAAATAA
- the queC gene encoding 7-cyano-7-deazaguanine synthase QueC, which yields MNIVHIFSGGLDSTTLLYYLLNEGHKVKTISFFYGQKHNKELECSKNIAKKLNIENKLIDLSALKNVFGKSSLTSEIDVPEGHYNDINMKSTVVPNRNMIFLSIAISYAISSNFDAVSIGVHAGDHAIYPDCRPVFINRMKEVAKVSDYNEIDILTPFLDFKKCEIVKIGLELKVPYEMTWTCYRGEEKPCLKCGACTERLEAFKLNNVKDPLLLI from the coding sequence ATGAACATAGTACATATTTTTTCAGGAGGATTAGATTCCACCACTCTTTTATACTATCTGCTAAATGAAGGTCACAAAGTCAAAACAATAAGTTTTTTCTATGGGCAGAAACATAATAAGGAACTTGAATGCTCAAAAAATATTGCCAAAAAACTAAATATAGAAAATAAATTAATTGATCTAAGCGCTCTAAAAAATGTTTTTGGAAAAAGTTCTTTAACAAGTGAAATAGATGTGCCTGAAGGTCATTATAACGATATAAATATGAAATCTACAGTAGTCCCAAACAGAAATATGATTTTTTTATCAATTGCAATCTCTTATGCAATATCCTCAAACTTTGATGCAGTGTCTATAGGAGTTCATGCAGGAGATCATGCAATATATCCAGACTGCCGCCCTGTTTTTATAAACAGGATGAAAGAAGTTGCAAAAGTCTCAGACTACAACGAAATAGACATACTCACACCCTTTTTAGATTTCAAAAAATGCGAGATTGTAAAAATAGGTCTGGAACTAAAAGTTCCTTATGAAATGACATGGACATGTTATAGGGGAGAAGAAAAACCCTGTCTAAAATGCGGCGCATGTACAGAAAGGCTTGAAGCATTTAAACTAAATAATGTAAAAGATCCTCTACTTCTTATTTAA